In Lemur catta isolate mLemCat1 chromosome 18, mLemCat1.pri, whole genome shotgun sequence, a genomic segment contains:
- the CAV3 gene encoding caveolin-3, which produces MMAEEHTDLEAQIVKDIHCKEIDLVNRDPKNINEDIVKVDFEDVIAEPVGTYSFDGVWKVSYTTFTVSKYWCYRLLSTLLGVPLALLWGFLFACISFCHIWAVVPCIKSYLIEIQCISHIYSLCIRTFCNPLFAALGQMCSSIKVMLRKEV; this is translated from the exons CCCAGATCGTCAAGGACATTCACTGCAAGGAGATCGACCTGGTGAACCGAGACCCCAAGAACATTAACGAGGACATAGTCAAG GTGGATTTCGAAGACGTGATCGCGGAGCCCGTGGGCACCTACAGCTTCGACGGCGTGTGGAAGGTGAGCTACACCACCTTCACCGTGTCCAAGTACTGGTGCTACCGCCTGCTGTCCACGCTGCTGGGCGTCCCGCTGGCCCTGCTCTGGGGCTTTCTGTTCGCCTGCATCTCCTTCTGCCACATCTGGGCGGTGGTGCCCTGCATCAAGAGCTACCTGATCGAGATCCAGTGCATCAGCCACATCTACTCGCTCTGCATCCGCACCTTCTGCAACCCGCTCTTCGCCGCCCTGGGCCAGATGTGCAGCAGCATCAAGGTCATGCTGCGGAAGGAAGTCTAA